DNA from Agarilytica rhodophyticola:
ATGTTTAAGTATTGCTCTAGCACTTAAAGCTCTCTTTGAGCAAGGCAATAAAGAATGCTTAGATCGAGCCAAAGATATCAATATTATTACTTTAGGTACTGTCGTTGAATTACCTGAAGGCTTTGATAGGCTTTATCAATTTATCGGCAATATAGATTGGTTTGGCGGCATCAATTCTCGTGCAGACTTGGATAAAAAGCTAATCCACAATGCCTGGCACCATCTGAATACCTCTATGCCCATGCACATGAATGTTAGAAAGGTTCTATCGGAAAACAACTTATAAAGTTTAGATAGTCTGTTTAGGGCGCAACCAATAACACAATACTTCGCCAGTACCAGGTACCCAATGTGGCGATCACTATCAAACCAATAAGACTCATAAGGCCACCGGCTCTAATCATGTCTTTAGAACGAATAATATTCGAGCTAAAGGCAATAGCATTGGGAGGCGTCGTGACGGGTAAGGCCATGGCCATTGAACACATTAGCGTCACCACCAATACAATAGTCAACATATAATGTTGCTCCACCTGTAATGAGGTAATAAGCGGTATCACTAAGCCTGCCGTAGCGGTATTACTCATAAAAGTAGACATCAGGCCAACAAATAGCGCGATCACGAAGTACAGCCAAGCCGGCGCCAAGTCCAGTGGTAATAGAGTGATTAATACTCGATCCAAACCACTTAGTTTCATGGCAACTCCGAGCGCCAACCCACCTGCAATAATATATAAAATATCCCAAGGTAACTTTCTAAAATCAGAGGTATCGAGTAAGCCCATCCAAAAGCTGGCAATAATGGGAAAAAGCGCCACCGTTCCTGTACTTAAGTTGATAAGACTTCCAAAAAACCAACCGCAAACAGTGATCAAAAAAATGGCAATCACCGCCCAGTGCTGAGCGGTGTTTTTCTGTTGTTCAGGCTTGTTAACTTCTAACACTAGATCCTTTGGTGGATATAAAAATAACAGCACTCGCCAAAGTATAAAAATGAACAATATAAGTAACGGGAAGGTTATCGCAATCCACTGTAAAAAGTTTAAAGCCACACCCTTTTCGGCGAGATAAGATAACGCGATGGCATTAGGCGGTGTTCCTATGGGCGTACCAATACCGCCAATATTACAAGCGAAAGGCACACTGAGAACTAAGCCCAGTCTAAAATTGTGGCCTTTAGGAATGTTATTAAGTAAAGGATAGATAATTGCCAACATCATCGCCGTAGTAGCGGTATTACTCATCCACATTGAAAGAAAGGTACAAGCGATAATAATACCTAATAATGTGGTTTTCGCATTACCTTGAGTACGGTGCAAAATAAGGTAGGCGAATTTATGATCCAAACCGAATTTCTGCATAAGTGAAGACAGCACAAAGCCCCCCAGGAACAGCAAAATAATGTTTGAGAAGAAGGGGGAAAAAAATACCTGAGAAGTAAGACTACTATCTAGCAGCAAAACTTCTGGCAATAACCAAACAATTTCAAGAGCAAGAATGACAAAACTTACTACAAATAGTGGAATAACTTCTGTTATCCATAAGCATGCAGCAATGAGTAATATACAAGCGGTAATCTTTTGTGGTTTGGTTAGTACAAGATCGGTAAATGTTAGAGTTTCACACAAAATTATTATAGCTGCGATAAATATAACCGCTGCTAAACTCTTAAATTGAATTGATAACAGGCGCATTAAAATCTCATTAATAGATAGTTGCTAGTACTTATTTAAACATGACCTCAACAAACGGACATTGATAATACTAGCGTTGCCATTACACCAAGGTGACAGCGACTTTGAGCCTGTTAGCAGCCTTAACATGCACTATGCATGTATTTCATCATTGTAATACCTTGTGAGAAAGCTAAACGCCATCCTAAATCAATTCTACTGTTAAATTCAGGATCAAACTCTTTCACTGTTGCAATCATGCACTCAAGCCAGGTGTCATAAACTTTAGGGTTAATATTAAGGTGATTCTTATCATGTATTTCACCAATGCCCTTCATATGTTCAAGACTTTTATCGCTTAGAGTGAAACTCACGCAATACAAAAGTGACTTTTTCAACATACGCTTCTGGCGCTCCATGTCGGTATTTTCAAAAGCTTTTTTTATATCATCATCTGCATTGGCAAAGCGCTTATAGAATTGGTCAAAAAAAATCAAACCAGAATCGTTAATTCTAGTTTGCTTGCCAAATATTCGCTCATAGCTATCGTAAAAATCTTGTATATAGGACACACAAAAACCTCGTTTCAGATTGACAATGAGATATATAACAGTCAAAGGCAGATACGATTTTTGCCTAGACTATTTGGGAGTGTGAGCCTATAGGATAATGCTACTGACAAGTAGATATTGAAACGCCTTTTAGTGCATCTAAATCCAATATTTCAATATACTTTTTATCTGTCTTGATAATGTTGCTTTTATGTAGGCGTGTGAAAACACGGCTGACAGTTTCAATAGTTAAACCTAAGAAATTACCAATATCTGATCGCGACATTGGCAGGTGAAATTCTCGTGCTGAAAGCCCTTGTTTTTCGTTGCGAGCAGCAATACTAAGTAAAAAAGCGGCTATTCGTTCAACAGCATTATTTTTATTTAACACACTAATCAGCTGCTGGTCATTAGTAATTTCTTTACTCATTAACTGAAAAAACCTGCGCTGCAAACTTGGCATTTGTGTACTTAACTCCTCGAAGTGAGAAAAAGGTATTTCACACACAGATGATGTGGATAATGCGACGGCGGAATTAGAATAAGCGTCAGAAGTTAAACCATCCATGCCAAATATTTCACCGGGCAAATAAAACCCCGTAATTTGTTCGAGACCATCTTCAGTAAGGGTAAATGCTTTAATGGCTCCTGACCTTAGCGCGTACACAGACTTAAACTGCTCACCAGCACGATAAACATGTTCGGTCTTTTGGATAGGGCGACTTCGCTGGATTATATTATCGAGTTTCTGCACATCATCAAGTTCTAAACTGATAGGCAAACAAATACTGCCAAGACGACACTCTGTACAGTTAACATGATGCGATGATTGCTGACAAATAATATTTTTATCTGCACTATTTTTCATTTACTGCGGGCCTCGATTTCTACAATACAATAATGCTACGTGCGAAGTAACTGGATATGAATATGTTAAGTATAAAGCTTTTATCTGTCTTGTTGCTATTATAACAGGCACTATAACAAGTATGTATATAACAGTTATCTATGGCGACCATGACAACAATAATAACAAGACCTTGTAATACTAAACACTAACGATACAATCTAAGCCAACCACCATACCAATCACTTTGAATACTGTGTCATATATCATCCACAGTAGAAAATGGTAGTTTGCCGCAGGACAACGCATCAGCATAATGACAAACTGAAGAGAGATTCTCAATTTTTCTATTATTAATTATACTGACTGCCTCAGGGCCTAAGCAAATTATATTATTACTTTTGATATCACTATTATCTAAAATGGACGCATTTTGAGTAATTAATGTGTCCGTTTTAAGTCCCAAAGATGAATTACCAATAAAAACATAGTTTGGCTCGTGCTTTTTTATAAGTAGCTTAACTTTTGAAACAAGACTCGCAATATCATCACTTAAACGAGTAATCTGAATACCCGTTGTAGTAAATGGGTAACGTTTTGCACAGGCGAAGAATTCAGCGACAACATCTGCATTAAAATCGTCCTCAGTTTCAATTATTAATTGGCATTGATTAAAACCGAGACCTTTAAGTAAAGCAAAGTTTTCACCGTTTACTTCATTTGGGGAACAAACAACACGATGTTTTCTTGTGATGGCTGGAGACACCTTAAAATTAGATGCAATATTATAGACCAAACTAGTGATCTCATAAGGCTCCAGAGAAAGACAGGGTCTTACTAATTCTAAAGACTCTAATGATCGCTGTCCCAATAGTGTTCGCCACAAAGCCAACTCGCAACTTAGACAATCGAAGGTGTTAGCCTGGTGCTGCTTTAGCCTAAAAACCTGCGTTGAATTTAGTCCCAAGCTCACCGACTGTTTATGCTTGAGAACAATACCATTACTAGAATTGATCAACACAGATTCCCGCAAGCTTTTCGCTTTCGGGTATAACACGCTTATATTGGGAGGTTTAGATACGCTCATGGTATCTATGCTAACAATGTCCATATTTTTTTTATTGACTTTAATCAAGTGATAGAGAGATTCCCGCACTCAGCAAGAGAGACTCTGGCAATACAGGCCGCTGGTCTTAACAAGCCCAAGTTGATATACGTCAACAACTAAAAATAATCTTGCAGCAATAATCAGATTACTAAAATGTAAGACACGTTAACGGGTCGCACCACGTTTCATCTAAAAGTTTCACACAGATACATCCTATAAATTAACTTATTTGTACACACCAACTGATTGATAGGTATTTATAATGCGAGTAGGTATTTTGACTGGAGGGGGTGATTGCCCAGGCTTAAACGCCGCTATTAGAGCTGTAGCGAAAAGTTTAATCCTTAAGCAAAAAGCCGAAATTATAGGGGTTAAAGATGGTTTTTTGGGTCTTATAGAAAAACGCACTACCACTATTAGCTATTCAGATTGCAGCGGTATTTTGAATCTTGGCGGTACCATTTTAGGCACTCATAATCGGGCTGACCCTTTCAACCATGAAGGGCGCGATGTTTCCAGTCATGTAAAGGACTATTATGACACCCTTGGTTTAGATGCACTGGTGGTGATAGGCGGTGATGGTTCCTTATCTATCGCCTCAGAGCTTGCACAGATGGATATGAATATTGTCGGCGTCCCTAAGACCATAGACAATGACCTTATGTGCACGGATAGAACTTTTGGTTTTGACACCGCCACCAGTATTGTCACAGAAGCCATTGATCGTTTACGTACCACTGGACAATCTCACAAGCGGATAATGATACTGGAGACAATGGGACGCAATGCTGGATGGATCGCCTTACATTCAGGTTTAGCGGGTGGCGCGGACAGTATTCTTATCCCAGAACACCCCTATAATATCGAAGAAGTTGCCCGCATTTGCCAAGCACGTAGTGGTGATAAAGGTTACGCATTGGTCGTAGTTGCTGAAGGTGCCCGTCCGCAAGGAGGCAGCACTGTCGTCAGGGAAACTATCGCAGACAGTCCCGACCCCATACGTTTTGGTGGAATTGGCGAGGATTTAAAAAGACAACTTGAAAAACATATTGATGCCGAGGTACGTGCGACAAATTTAGGGCATATCCAAAGAGGTGGCACGCCGACTTCTTTTGATCGCATATTTGCTACGGAAGTGGGCTGTTATGCGGCAAAAATGGTGGCCAATGGTGAATTTGGTAAGGTCGCCATCATACGCAATAACACCCTAGGACAAGTGCCTTTAAGCAAAGTCGCCAATAAAACACGCGTGGTAACCGAAGAAGACATTTCCTACATGACTGCCGTCAATATGGGCATTAGCTTTGGTATCAAACAACAATAAATTTGCTCACCAATTTTGCTCACCAATGATGTCTTGGTGGTTTATATCCGGTGGCTGTTTGTGGACATAAGGTTTATGAACAGCCAACGGACATAGGTCAATTTACTAGAGCCAACGTCTTACACGCTTTTTGTATTCACTATAATTTTCCCCAAAAATACGGCCGAGCACCTGCTCTTCGGGTTTTATTTGTAATTGGTTCATAGTTATTACAAAACCGGGCAAAACAAATATAGCCAACATATGGCTTAATAGACATACGAAAGCAGCCAAAACCAATAACATTGCCAAATACATCGGGTTACGGCTAAAACTATAACAACCTGTGGTCACCAACACTTTACTATCTTGCAAATGCAGTGGGCTAAAAGTCGTTTTGTTTTTGCGAAAACGCCAAAGGGAATGGGTCGCCAAAAATACCGCCATCACCAGCAGTGTTGCTGTCAAAAGCGAGGAAAACGGCACCGTAACTCGCCATTGAGGAATCAAATGGGCTATCCACCAGGCAAGTCCGGCGTACAAAATCAGCAGCACTGGCGGTGGTATTTTGGCTTTGGCATCCATAATGTAAAGTCGCCTCTAGATCACAAATAGATCCATAAACTTCTGTACAGGCGTATTTTCTAAAGCTTCTTGGTCCTTACATAGGTTAAAGATCTGATCACAGCGAGCACCGGGGAAACGTGTAGCCAAATTAGCTTTAAACTTCGCTTCTAGCACCGGGATGCCCTCTTCGCGACGACGTTTGTGACCAAGAGGATATTCGATTTCTACTTTCTCAGTAGTACTGCCATCATTGAAAAACACTTGTAAGGCATTGGCAATAGAACGTTTTTCAGGATCATGATATTCCTCACTATAACGAGGCTCTTCTAGAATTTCCATTTTCTCACGTAGAACATCGATTTGAGGATGCGCTTCATG
Protein-coding regions in this window:
- a CDS encoding SLC13 family permease; translated protein: MRLLSIQFKSLAAVIFIAAIIILCETLTFTDLVLTKPQKITACILLIAACLWITEVIPLFVVSFVILALEIVWLLPEVLLLDSSLTSQVFFSPFFSNIILLFLGGFVLSSLMQKFGLDHKFAYLILHRTQGNAKTTLLGIIIACTFLSMWMSNTATTAMMLAIIYPLLNNIPKGHNFRLGLVLSVPFACNIGGIGTPIGTPPNAIALSYLAEKGVALNFLQWIAITFPLLILFIFILWRVLLFLYPPKDLVLEVNKPEQQKNTAQHWAVIAIFLITVCGWFFGSLINLSTGTVALFPIIASFWMGLLDTSDFRKLPWDILYIIAGGLALGVAMKLSGLDRVLITLLPLDLAPAWLYFVIALFVGLMSTFMSNTATAGLVIPLITSLQVEQHYMLTIVLVVTLMCSMAMALPVTTPPNAIAFSSNIIRSKDMIRAGGLMSLIGLIVIATLGTWYWRSIVLLVAP
- a CDS encoding methyltransferase family protein, giving the protein MDAKAKIPPPVLLILYAGLAWWIAHLIPQWRVTVPFSSLLTATLLVMAVFLATHSLWRFRKNKTTFSPLHLQDSKVLVTTGCYSFSRNPMYLAMLLVLAAFVCLLSHMLAIFVLPGFVITMNQLQIKPEEQVLGRIFGENYSEYKKRVRRWL
- a CDS encoding globin, producing MSYIQDFYDSYERIFGKQTRINDSGLIFFDQFYKRFANADDDIKKAFENTDMERQKRMLKKSLLYCVSFTLSDKSLEHMKGIGEIHDKNHLNINPKVYDTWLECMIATVKEFDPEFNSRIDLGWRLAFSQGITMMKYMHSAC
- the fnr gene encoding fumarate/nitrate reduction transcriptional regulator Fnr — protein: MKNSADKNIICQQSSHHVNCTECRLGSICLPISLELDDVQKLDNIIQRSRPIQKTEHVYRAGEQFKSVYALRSGAIKAFTLTEDGLEQITGFYLPGEIFGMDGLTSDAYSNSAVALSTSSVCEIPFSHFEELSTQMPSLQRRFFQLMSKEITNDQQLISVLNKNNAVERIAAFLLSIAARNEKQGLSAREFHLPMSRSDIGNFLGLTIETVSRVFTRLHKSNIIKTDKKYIEILDLDALKGVSISTCQ
- a CDS encoding 6-phosphofructokinase; protein product: MRVGILTGGGDCPGLNAAIRAVAKSLILKQKAEIIGVKDGFLGLIEKRTTTISYSDCSGILNLGGTILGTHNRADPFNHEGRDVSSHVKDYYDTLGLDALVVIGGDGSLSIASELAQMDMNIVGVPKTIDNDLMCTDRTFGFDTATSIVTEAIDRLRTTGQSHKRIMILETMGRNAGWIALHSGLAGGADSILIPEHPYNIEEVARICQARSGDKGYALVVVAEGARPQGGSTVVRETIADSPDPIRFGGIGEDLKRQLEKHIDAEVRATNLGHIQRGGTPTSFDRIFATEVGCYAAKMVANGEFGKVAIIRNNTLGQVPLSKVANKTRVVTEEDISYMTAVNMGISFGIKQQ